Sequence from the Sphingomonas suaedae genome:
GTGGCGTGCGATCCGCCGCGCGGGCGGCGAGGAGGGCGTCACGCGGATCGACGGCGGGGAGGCGCTGATGCTGATCGGCGACCCCGATTATTACGACCAGTTCGGGTTCGACGCGAGCCATACGACCGACTGGCGGCTTCCGGGGCCGTTCGAGCGGCACCGTCTGCTCGCGCGGGGTGTGGTGCCGGACGTTGCGGGGCTGGTCGGCCCGCGTCGCCCCTTTGCTCAGAGGTCGAAAAGCGCTTAACGCCAAAGCCATGCCGATGACGCCCCCGCCCGACCTTGCCAGCCTGTCGCTCGCCGAGATCGCGCGACTGGCCGAGGCGCAGAAACTGCCGCCGGTCGAAAGCTGGAACCCGGCACATTGCGGGCATAGCGACATGCGGATCGCGCGCGACGGGACCTGGTATCATCAGGGGTCGCCGATCGGGCGCGAGGCGATGGTGCGGTTGTTCGCATCGATCCTGCGGCGCGAGGCCGATGGCCGCCACGTGCTGGTGACCCCCGTCGAGAAGCTCGACATCGACGTCGAGGACGCCCCCTTTCTGGCGGTCGAGATGAAGCGCGAGGGCGCAGGCGCGACCGCAAGGCTGGCGTTCCGACTGAATACCGGGGATCTCGTTGCCGCCGGGCCGGATCATCCCATACGCTTCGAGGAGCGCGAAGATGGCCCCCACCCCTATCTGCGGGTTCGCGCGGGGCTGGAGGCGCTGATCGCACGCCCGGTCTATTATGAGCTCGCCACGCTCGCCCTCGACAATGGCTCCGATCCACCGGGCATCTGGAGCAACGGCGCGTTCTTTCCGATCGCGCCGGCATGACGCTGGCCGACCGACTGCGTACCGCGCTCGATGCCGAGCATGAGACCGCGCCGGTCCTGCTGGCGGGCGACGAGCGGGACCCCGGGCCGGAAGCGAATGGCGTGCCGACCCCGGCCGCAGTGCTGGTCGCGGTGACCGACCGCGCCGAGCCGGGGCTGATCCTGACCCAGCGCACCGATACGCTGCGCCGCCATGCCGGCCAGATCGCCTTTCCCGGCGGGCGGATCGATCCGCAGGACGATGGCGCGATCGCCGCCGCACTGCGCGAGGCTGAGGAGGAGATCGGCCTTGCCCGCGATGCGGTGCAGCTGGTCGGCACCGCCGACCGCTACCGCACCGTCACCGGGTTCGAGGTTCAGCCGGTGCTGGGAGTGATCCCGCCGGACCTGGCGCTTCGCCCGCAGCCGGAGGAGGTGGCGGCGATCTTCGAAGCGCCGCTCGCCTATCTGCTCGACCCCGCAAATCATGTCGAGGCGAGCGTCGAATGGCAGGGACGCGAGCGGCATTATTACGAGATCATGTGGCAGGACTTTAGGATCTGGGGGGCGACGGCGGCGATGCTGGTCAATCTGTCGCGGCGGCTGCGCCTGAGCGATTGGGGGTCGGCATGAGGCTCCCCGCCGCCGACTGGCGCGCGCGTCCCGGCCTGGACCGGCTGACGGCAGCATTGGGCGATGGCAATGCGCGGTTCGTGGGCGGCGCGGTGCGCGACACGCTGCTCGGCATCGCCGTCTCCGACGTGGATATCGCCACGCCGCTCGATCCACAGGAGGTGATGCGGCAGCTTGAGGCTGCGGGCATCAAAGCCGTCCCCACCGGTATCGCCCATGGCACGATCACCGCGGTCAGCAGCGGCACGGTGGTCGAGGTAACGACATTGCGCCGCGACGTTTCCACCGACGGGCGCCGCGCCACGGTCGCCTTTACCGACGACTGGCGCGAGGATGCGGCGCGGCGCGACTTCACGATCAACGCGCTCTATGCCGACCCTGTGACGGGCGAGATCTTCGACTATTTCGGCGGCCTCGCCGATCTCGAGGCGCGCCATGTCCGCTTCATCGGCGATCCGTTGCAGCGCATTGCCGAGGATCATCTGCGCATCCTGCGCTTCTTCCGCTTCCTGGCGCGGTTCGGAGACACGCCCGACCCGGCATCGCTCGACGCCTGTACCGCGCGCGCCAACGACCTCATGGCGCTCTCACGCGAGCGGATCGCTGACGAGCTGCTCAAGCTGCTGGTCGCGCGCGATGCGGTGCGGATCGTCGCGCTGATGGTGGAGCGGGGGATCTTCCGCCCGGTATTGCCCGAGATCACTGCGGACGGCGTCGCGCGGATGGCGGCGCTGGCGGCGCTGGAGGCGGCGACCGGGATCGGCGCCGACCCGATCCGCCGGCTCGCCGCGCTGCTGCCGCGCGATCCGGCGCTGGGCGAACAGGTCGCCGCGCGGCTCAAACTCTCCAATGTCCAACGCAAGCGCACCGGGTCCGCGCTCATCGATCCGGCAGAGAACCCGGAATCGCTGGCCTATCGGGCGGGGCGCGAAGCGGCGATCGACCGGATCGCGCTGACGCCCGGACTGAGCGAAGAGGAGCGCCGCGCCGCGCTGATCCATCTGCGCGACTGGGTGGTGCCGATTTTGCCCATGTCGGGCGGCGCTTTGATCGCGCGCGGGCTTTCAAAAGGTCCCGAAGTCGCGCGGGCGCTGAGGCAAATCGAGGAACGCTGGATCGCCGAGCGCTTTCCCGATGCGGCGCGAGCGGGCGACATCGCGGATGAGGTGGTGGCTCAGGCGTTGCGTTCGGACAGCAGCGCGTAAGCCTCTTCGCCGCTCAGCGGACGCGAATAGAGAAAGCCCTGACCATAGTTGCAGCCGAGCGCGGCGAGCGTCTGGGCGAGCTCGTTGGTCTCGATCCCCTCCGCCGTGGTCTGCATCCCCAGCGCCTGGGCAAGGCTGAGGATCGCGCGGACGATCGCCACCTTGTCGCGGTCGGCGAGCATCCCCGACACGAAGCTGCGGTCGATCTTCAGCACGTCGATCGGCAGCTTCTGAAGATAGGCGAGGTTGGAATAGCCGGTGCCGAAATCGTCCATCGCCAGCGTCGTGCCGAGCGCTTTGAGCGCGTGCATCGTCCGCGCGATGCGGTCGGGATCGGTGACCAGTGCGCTTTCGGTGAGTTCGAGCGTGATCTTGCGTCCGTCGACGCCATTTGCCGCCAGCGCCGCCTCCACCATCGGCGCGATCTGGTCGCGCTGAAGCTGAATTGCGGACAGGTTGACCGCGACCTTGGCGCCGCAATCGCCGCCCGCCAGCCGGTCCCATTGCGCGACCGTGCGCGCAGCCTCGTGCATCGCCCAGCGGCCCAGCGGAACGATCAGCCCCGATTCCTCGGCAACCGGTATGAACTCGACCGGGGACAGCGCGACGCCCTGTTCGGTGGTCCAGCGCGCCAGCGCCTCGAACGAAACGATCCGGCCGGTAGCGAGATCGCAGATCGGCTGGAAGTTGAGCGACAGGGCGCCATTGTCGATCGCGCGCCGCAATTCGGTTTCGATGCTGAATTCCTGGCGGACGACATCGAAGGCGCGGGTCTGATAGACTTCGGTCCGGCCCGACGCCTTGCTGCGCTTCATCGCGAATTGCGCGTGACGGATCAGCTCCTCGGCATCGTCATGCCCGCCTTCGCCGATCGCAATACCGATCGCGCAATCGACCCTGATCTCGAAGTCCGAAAGGCGGAACGGCGTGGTCAGCGCATTCTGGATACGCTTGGCGACATGGAGCGCGTCCTGAAGCCCGTCATCGAGTTCGAGACGGATCGCGAACTCGTCGCCGCCGGTCCGCGCGAGGACATCATGGCCGCGCAGTGCGCCCTTGACCCGGCGCGCGACCGAGATCAGCAACTCGTCGCCCGCCAGACCGCCCATGCACGCATTGATCCGGCTGAATCGGTCGAGATTGATGATCAGGATCGCGAACTTGTCGACGCCAACGCGCTCGATCTCATTTTCCAGATCCTCGCCAAAGCCTGCCCTGTTAGGCAGACCGGTGAGGCTGTCGGTCAACATCTCGCGGCGCAGGCTGCGCTGAGTCCGCAGTTCGGAGGTGTGATCGACGAGCGTGACGAGGCAGCGATTCCCGCGCTTTTCGGTGCTGCGTCGCGCCAGCCTTACCCGGAAGAAACGGGCATCGACCGCGTCGCCCAATTCCCAGTCGAACTCGCTTTCGGTCGCGTCCGACTGGAGAAATTCGGCAATCCGGTCGCCGAGCAACCCGATCACCGGAGATTGATCGACCGTCGTGCCGAGGCCCGCGAGCCGGAAGGGGCGGTTCACCGTTTCGAAGCAGAAGCGGCCGTTTTGCCGTTCGACGATCGCAGCCGGGATCGGAAGCAGGTTGAGGGCCTGCGCCGTGCTTGCCGGGCCAAGCGTCAGCGCTGCACACACGCGCCCGGTCTCGCCTGCGGGCAAGGCGGGCGCGGGGGCGGACTTATCCTTGCGGCGGCGGCGCGACAGAAACATCGCTCCCGCATTAGGGACATTTGGTTAAGCGCGACTAAAGGCGTTGCGTAATTCTACGCAGTCGACGCGTGGTTGGGATTTTCAGCCCGGGCTGGACCGGCACCGGCTGGCTCAAAACGCCTCTAAAAGCGATTATCGCGCGGGAACCCCATTGGCGGCATCCGTCCAGCCGCGCCACGTGCTGCGCGCCAAGGGGCAAGGTCCGTCTCACTGCGCATTCGCCCCTGTTCGCCGCCCATCCGCCAACTCAACCCGTCGGCGAAGCGG
This genomic interval carries:
- a CDS encoding DUF1285 domain-containing protein, translated to MPMTPPPDLASLSLAEIARLAEAQKLPPVESWNPAHCGHSDMRIARDGTWYHQGSPIGREAMVRLFASILRREADGRHVLVTPVEKLDIDVEDAPFLAVEMKREGAGATARLAFRLNTGDLVAAGPDHPIRFEEREDGPHPYLRVRAGLEALIARPVYYELATLALDNGSDPPGIWSNGAFFPIAPA
- a CDS encoding CoA pyrophosphatase; translated protein: MTLADRLRTALDAEHETAPVLLAGDERDPGPEANGVPTPAAVLVAVTDRAEPGLILTQRTDTLRRHAGQIAFPGGRIDPQDDGAIAAALREAEEEIGLARDAVQLVGTADRYRTVTGFEVQPVLGVIPPDLALRPQPEEVAAIFEAPLAYLLDPANHVEASVEWQGRERHYYEIMWQDFRIWGATAAMLVNLSRRLRLSDWGSA
- a CDS encoding CCA tRNA nucleotidyltransferase → MRLPAADWRARPGLDRLTAALGDGNARFVGGAVRDTLLGIAVSDVDIATPLDPQEVMRQLEAAGIKAVPTGIAHGTITAVSSGTVVEVTTLRRDVSTDGRRATVAFTDDWREDAARRDFTINALYADPVTGEIFDYFGGLADLEARHVRFIGDPLQRIAEDHLRILRFFRFLARFGDTPDPASLDACTARANDLMALSRERIADELLKLLVARDAVRIVALMVERGIFRPVLPEITADGVARMAALAALEAATGIGADPIRRLAALLPRDPALGEQVAARLKLSNVQRKRTGSALIDPAENPESLAYRAGREAAIDRIALTPGLSEEERRAALIHLRDWVVPILPMSGGALIARGLSKGPEVARALRQIEERWIAERFPDAARAGDIADEVVAQALRSDSSA
- a CDS encoding putative bifunctional diguanylate cyclase/phosphodiesterase; amino-acid sequence: MFLSRRRRKDKSAPAPALPAGETGRVCAALTLGPASTAQALNLLPIPAAIVERQNGRFCFETVNRPFRLAGLGTTVDQSPVIGLLGDRIAEFLQSDATESEFDWELGDAVDARFFRVRLARRSTEKRGNRCLVTLVDHTSELRTQRSLRREMLTDSLTGLPNRAGFGEDLENEIERVGVDKFAILIINLDRFSRINACMGGLAGDELLISVARRVKGALRGHDVLARTGGDEFAIRLELDDGLQDALHVAKRIQNALTTPFRLSDFEIRVDCAIGIAIGEGGHDDAEELIRHAQFAMKRSKASGRTEVYQTRAFDVVRQEFSIETELRRAIDNGALSLNFQPICDLATGRIVSFEALARWTTEQGVALSPVEFIPVAEESGLIVPLGRWAMHEAARTVAQWDRLAGGDCGAKVAVNLSAIQLQRDQIAPMVEAALAANGVDGRKITLELTESALVTDPDRIARTMHALKALGTTLAMDDFGTGYSNLAYLQKLPIDVLKIDRSFVSGMLADRDKVAIVRAILSLAQALGMQTTAEGIETNELAQTLAALGCNYGQGFLYSRPLSGEEAYALLSERNA